The following proteins come from a genomic window of Metarhizium brunneum chromosome 2, complete sequence:
- the YPL107W gene encoding UPF0651 protein YPL107W — translation MPASARTATSRLRLVPRIAAPARRSLATSTASAKDEQWPQRTPLGAYYTSILRDPIPYPFAHKPEEPPSTADPSVLPPHRRPTTATTTPPARGPEPTPPPQTAQEKARIIFGSRLLGPAEQAGRLALKQAKSTYLAGVLVPPQPEEPDNCCMSGCVNCVWERYREDMEEWTASKKEAERRLRAGGRTVGAADGGGSETSWSAPAVGGGKIAKDMWDDEVYRGVPVGIREFMKQEKRLKERHAREGTVGG, via the coding sequence ATGCCGGCCTCGGCGAGAACAGCCACCTCGCGGCTGCGCCTGGTCCCGCGCATAGCCGCCCCGGCCAGGAGGAGCCTCGCGACGTCAACCGCCAGCGCCAAAGACGAGCAGTGGCCGCAGCGAACACCGCTGGGCGCCTACTACACCAGCATACTGCGCGATCCGATCCCCTACCCGTTCGCCCACAAGCCCGAGGAGCCGCCCAGCACCGCGGACCCCAGCGTCCTGCCGCCGCACAGGCgaccgacgacggcgactACGACTCCCCCGGCACGCGGGCCCGAACCGACCCCCCCTCCGCAGACGGCGCAGGAAAAGGCCCGCATCATATTCGGATCGCGGCTCCTCGGCCCGGCGGAGCAGGCGGGCAGGCTGGCCTTGAAGCAGGCCAAGTCGACGTACTTGGCGGGTGTGCTGGTGCCCCCGCAGCCAGAAGAGCCGGACAACTGCTGCATGAGCGGGTGCGTCAACTGCGTCTGGGAGCGGTACcgggaggacatggaggagtGGACGGCGAGCAAGAAGGAAGCCGAGAGACGGCTTCGAGCCGGCGGCAGGACGGTGGGTGCTGCTGACGGCGGGGGGTCCGAGACGAGTTGGAGTGCGCCGGCGGTTGGCGGCGGTAAAATCGCCAAGGATATGTGGGATGACGAGGTCTACCGGGGCGTACCGGTTGGCATTAGGGAGTTTATGAAGCAGGAGAAGAGGCTGAAGGAGAGGC
- the CYP505A3 gene encoding Bifunctional cytochrome P450/NADPH--P450 reductase → MPQPIPRPPGVPLLGNIFNITPSNTWASLNKLSEEYGEIFQITVLGHTIVFVGSVALAEELCDQKRFRKYVGGPIVEIRAAVHDALFTAFENESSWGIAHRIIAPHLSPEALGQQNFTEMRDLANELFAKWKNLEANTVISPLSELQRLDLETVTLTLFGQKLNCLEGPEHPMLKGMEDSTSEAMMRPTRLSLVNWLVYRNKFNKSIQTMRRYAADVVEHRKDNPTTRQDVLTAIMNNEDPETKKKLTDSQIIDEIVSMPIGSSTAPCLLTSAILLLLRNPDVISRARREIDAVVGAGDISIEQLDELKYVQAIVHESLRLSSPAPGFNIEPLPSDSKAPVQLAGGKYQVAHNQPMIIVLAGVNRDPTVFEDPLAFKPERMMGEQFERLPDGAKKWFGNGKRECIGKHHAWQWSVLVLAMMLQKVDFEMADPEYTLEKDGWFNVRPVGFKTKVKPRE, encoded by the coding sequence ATGCCGCAGCCTATCCCTCGACCTCCAGGCGTGCCTTTGCTGGGTAATATTTTCAACATTACCCCCAGCAATACTTGGGCATCGTTGAACAAGCTCTCCGAAGAGTATGGAGAGATCTTCCAGATCACAGTTCTGGGCCATACAATTGTGTTTGTGGGTAGCGTGGCGCTCGCCGAAGAATTGTGTGATCAAAAGCGATTCAGGAAGTATGTTGGAGGGCCAATAGTCGAAATTCGGGCGGCTGTACATGATGCTCTGTTCACCGCGTTTGAGAACGAGTCAAGCTGGGGGATTGCTCATCGGATCATTGCACCACACTTATCCCCGGAGGCTCTTGGGCAGCAAAATTTTACAGAGATGCGCGACTTGGCCAATGAGCTCTTTGCGAAATGGAAGAATCTCGAAGCGAACACGGTCATCTCACCACTCTCTGAGCTCCAAAGACTCGACCTCGAAACTGtcaccttgaccttgttcgGCCAAAAACTGAACTGCCTAGAAGGGCCAGAGCACCCAATGTTGAAAGGAATGGAGGATTCAACCTCTGAGGCGATGATGCGGCCGACGAGACTCTCATTGGTGAACTGGCTCGTCTACAGGAACAAATTCAACAAGAGCATTCAGACCATGCGGAGGTACGCAGCCGACGTCGTTGAGCATCGAAAGGACAACCCGACTACTCGCCAAGATGTCCTCACCGCAATAATGAACAACGAAGACCCTGAgaccaagaagaagttgaCGGATTCACAAATCATTGACGAGATTGTCTCCATGCCCATTGGGAGCAGCACGGCGCCATGCCTCCTCACTTCTGCCATCTTGCTACTCTTGAGGAACCCCGACGTGATTAGCCGCGCAAGACGGGAAATCGACGCCGTTGTGGGAGCAGGCGACATCTCCATCGAGCAACTGGATGAGCTGAAGTACGTGCAAGCCATTGTCCACGAGTCTTTGCGACTGTCGTCCCCTGCGCCCGGCTTCAACATCGAGCCCCTCCCCAGCGACTCCAAGGCACCCGTTCAACTAGCCGGCGGAAAATACCAAGTTGCCCACAACCAGCCAATGATTATTGTCTTGGCCGGAGTCAACCGCGATCCGACTGTCTTTGAGGATCCGCTGGCCTTCAAGCCAGAGCGCATGATGGGCGAGCAATTCGAGCGGTTGCCCGATGGCGCGAAGAAGTGGTTCGGTAACGGGAAGAGGGAGTGTATCGGCAAGCACCACGCCTGGCAATGGAGCGTGCTGGTTTTAGCCATGATGCTGCAAAAGGTTGATTTTGAAATGGCAGACCCCGAGTATACGCTGGAGAAGGATGGATGGTTCAACGTTAGGCCGGTTGGGTTCAAGACCAAGGTGAAGCCGAGGGAGTGA
- the INT1 gene encoding Inositol transporter 1, whose translation MGGGGNDKAEAEALEVARAGGHQVDTLIGEMEQELEASGGLKRGFFNLEFKDPKHFTWLLVAFASMGGLLSGLDQSLISGANLYLPKDLGLTPRENSLVNSGMPLGAVGGALILSPANEYLGRKGAIYLSLVLYTIGAALEAGAIDFGMIVAGRVILGLGVGLEGGTVPVYVAETVERRIRGNLVSLYQLMIALGEVLGYAVAAIFLKVPGNWRYILGSSLVFSTIMFFGMLFLPESPRYLMHKGKALDAFKVWKRIRGVETTESKEEFYVMAVAVRQEASTVTEVAKNRRFPWMDFFTVPRARRALIYANIMILLGQLTGVNAIMYYMSVLMSQIGYEAEKANYMSLVGGGSLLIGTIPAVFLMETCGRRFWAIMMLPGFFIGLVLIGIGYQINIETHTMAAEGCYLTGLIIYMAFFGSYACLTWVVPSEVYPTYLRSYGMTTSDALLFLASFIVTYNFTAMEEAMTRTGLTLGFYGGIAVLGEVYQVFFMPETKNKTLEEIDLVFQRPTMDIVRENWAGVKENMTDLCHGRFRKVFVAQTDRRPSVDELEKPVA comes from the exons ATGGGTGGAGGCGGCaacgacaaggccgaggccgaggctcTCGAAGTCGCGCGTGCCGGCGGCCACCAAGTAGATACGTTGATTGGGGAGATGGAGCAAGAACTCGAGGCTTCTGGTGGCCTGAAGCGAGGCTTCTTTAACCTCGAGTTTAAGGATCCAAAGCACTTCACATGGCTGCTGGTAGCGTTTGCCAGTATGGGTGGCCTTCTTTCCGGGCTGGATCAGAGTCTCATTTCCGGCGCAAATCTGTACCTCCCAAAGGACTTGGGTCTCACGCCACGAGAGAACAGTCTAGTTAACTCCGGCATGCCACTTGGTGCAGTGGGCGGTGCGCTGATCCTGTCGCCTGCCAACGAGTATCTTGGCAGAAAAGGCGCAATATATCTGTCCCTGGTCTTGTACACTATTGGAGCAGCTCTAGAAGCTGGTGCTATTGACTTTG GCATGATTGTCGCAGGCCGTGTTATTCTGGGTCTCGGAGTCGGCTTAGAAGGTGGTACGGTTCCCGTTTACGTTGCAGAAACAGTCGAACGCCGCATCCGTGGTAACCTGGTTTCGTTGTACCAGCTCATGATTGCCCTTGGAGAAGTTCTTGGCTatgccgttgccgccataTTTCTCAAGGTCCCTGGTAACTGGCGATATATTCTCGGCTCCTCCTTAGTATTTTCTACCATCATGTTTTTCGG AATGCTCTTCCTACCCGAAAGCCCACGTTACCTCATGCATAAAGGCAAGGCTCTTGATGCCTTCAAGGTTTGGAAACGTATTCGAGGTGTTGAGACGACCGAGTCCAAGGAAGAATTTTACGTAATGGCTGTCGCGGTACGTCAAGAAGCCAGCACTGTTACAGAGGTGGCCAAAAATCGACGCTTCCCATGGATGGACTTTTTCAC TGTTCCTCGTGCCCGCCGAGCCCTCATCTACGCGAATATCATGATTCTCCTGGGGCAGCTCACTGGTGTTAATGCCATCATGTACTACATGTCTGTATTGATGAGCCAGATAGGATACGAAGCCGAAAAGGCCAATTACATGTCCTTGGTTGGCGGTGGTTCCTTGCTGATTGGCACAATCCCGGCCGTTTTCCTCATGGAAACTTGCGGTAGACGGTTCTGGGCCATCATGATGTTGCCGGGTTTCTTCATCGGCTTGGTGCTGATTGGTATTGGATACCAGATTAACATTGAGACGCACACCATGGCTGCGGAGGGCTGTTATCTCACCGGACTGATTATTTACATGGCTTTCTTTGGTTCATACGCTTGCTTGACATGGG TCGTGCCGTCCGAAGTCTACCCAACGTACCTCCGAAGCTACGGCATGACCACTTCCGATGCCCTTCTCTTTTTGGCCTCCTTCATTGTCACCTACAACTTCACTGCCATGGAGGAAGCAATGACGCGCACTGGCCTCACTCTCGGGTTCTACGGCGGTATCGCTGTTCTCGGCGAAGTCTACCAAGTGTTCTTCATGCCTGAGACAAAGAACAAGACACTGGAGGAGATTGATCTTGTGTTCCAGCGACCAACCATGGATATTGTGAGAGAGAACTGGGCCGGGGTGAAGGAGAACATGACGGATCTATGCCACGGACGTTTCCGAAAGGTCTTTGTTGCCCAGACTGATCGCCGACCAAGCGTTGACGAGTTGGAGAAACCTGTTGCGTAa